One Candidatus Synechococcus calcipolaris G9 genomic window carries:
- the atpC gene encoding ATP synthase F1 subunit epsilon has product MVMAVRVIAPDKTVWDSPAEEVILPSTTGQLGVLSNHAPLITALETGVMRVREDRNWVAIALMGGFAEVENNEVTVLVNGAERGDLIDREEAKAAFSEAQAKLAQAEQGDSKQAQIQASQAYRRARARLQAAGGVVEI; this is encoded by the coding sequence ATGGTTATGGCTGTGCGGGTCATTGCCCCGGATAAAACGGTTTGGGATTCCCCCGCCGAAGAAGTTATTTTGCCCAGTACCACGGGACAGTTGGGCGTTTTGTCTAATCATGCTCCCTTGATCACGGCCCTAGAAACAGGGGTGATGCGGGTACGGGAAGACCGAAATTGGGTAGCGATCGCCCTGATGGGGGGATTTGCTGAAGTTGAGAATAATGAAGTCACCGTATTAGTGAACGGGGCGGAGCGGGGCGATCTCATTGATCGAGAAGAGGCCAAAGCGGCCTTTAGTGAGGCCCAAGCAAAACTTGCCCAAGCGGAGCAGGGTGATTCAAAGCAAGCCCAAATCCAAGCATCCCAAGCCTATCGCCGCGCCCGGGCCCGCCTACAGGCGGCGGGTGGGGTTGTGGAAATTTAA
- the atpD gene encoding F0F1 ATP synthase subunit beta — MVTTAERTNVGMITQVIGPVVDIEFPGGKLPQIYNALRIEGKSESGLDVRVTCEVQQLLGDNRVRAVAMSSTDGLVRGMEVIDTGAAISVPVGTATLGRIFNVLGEPVDEKGPVNTSDSLPIHRAAPAFTELETKPSVFETGIKVIDLLTPYRRGGKIGLFGGAGVGKTVIMMELINNIATQHGGVSVFGGVGERTREGNDLYNEMIESNVINKDDPEKSKIALVYGQMNEPPGARMRVGLSALTMAEYFRDINKQDVLLFVDNIFRFVQAGSEVSALLGRMPSAVGYQPTLGTDMGALQERITSTTEGSITSIQAVYVPADDLTDPAPATTFAHLDGTTVLSRGLAAKGIYPAVDPLDSSSTMLQPGIVSDEHYQTARAVQSTLQRYKELQDIIAILGLDELSEDDRLVVARARKVERFLSQPFFVAEVFTGSPGKYVTLADTIKGFQMILNGELDDLPEQAFYLVGNIEEAKAKAEKLKA, encoded by the coding sequence ATGGTCACAACAGCAGAACGAACCAATGTTGGTATGATTACCCAGGTCATCGGCCCTGTGGTCGATATTGAATTTCCGGGTGGAAAACTACCGCAGATCTATAATGCCCTGCGGATTGAAGGCAAAAGTGAATCCGGGCTAGATGTCCGCGTTACCTGCGAAGTTCAACAGCTTTTGGGCGATAACCGCGTCCGGGCCGTTGCCATGAGCAGCACCGATGGCCTAGTGCGTGGAATGGAAGTAATTGATACGGGGGCGGCCATCTCTGTTCCCGTCGGCACGGCAACCCTAGGGCGGATATTTAACGTTCTTGGTGAACCCGTAGACGAAAAAGGGCCCGTCAATACCAGTGATTCTCTACCGATTCACCGTGCGGCTCCCGCCTTTACCGAACTCGAAACCAAGCCCTCAGTCTTTGAAACGGGCATTAAGGTGATTGACCTCCTCACCCCCTATCGTCGGGGCGGTAAGATCGGCCTCTTTGGTGGGGCAGGTGTGGGCAAAACGGTGATCATGATGGAATTGATCAATAATATTGCCACTCAACACGGTGGGGTGTCTGTCTTTGGTGGTGTGGGCGAACGCACCCGGGAAGGCAATGACCTCTACAACGAAATGATTGAATCCAATGTGATCAACAAGGATGACCCCGAAAAATCTAAGATCGCCCTTGTCTATGGCCAGATGAACGAACCTCCTGGGGCACGGATGCGGGTTGGTCTGTCAGCCTTGACCATGGCAGAGTACTTCCGTGATATTAATAAGCAGGATGTGCTGCTGTTCGTGGATAATATCTTCCGGTTTGTCCAAGCTGGCTCAGAAGTATCGGCTCTCTTGGGACGGATGCCCTCGGCAGTGGGGTATCAGCCCACCCTAGGGACGGATATGGGGGCGTTGCAAGAGCGGATCACCTCGACGACTGAGGGGTCAATTACATCGATTCAGGCGGTGTATGTGCCTGCGGATGACTTGACTGACCCGGCCCCTGCTACCACGTTTGCCCACTTAGATGGGACAACCGTACTCTCCCGTGGGTTGGCGGCGAAGGGCATTTATCCAGCGGTGGATCCCCTCGATTCCAGTTCGACGATGCTGCAACCGGGCATTGTCAGTGATGAGCATTACCAAACGGCGCGGGCGGTTCAATCCACCCTACAACGCTATAAGGAATTGCAAGATATTATTGCCATTCTTGGACTAGATGAGCTTTCAGAAGACGATCGCCTGGTCGTGGCGCGGGCCCGTAAGGTTGAACGCTTCCTCTCCCAACCCTTCTTTGTGGCAGAGGTCTTTACCGGCTCACCGGGTAAATATGTCACCTTAGCCGATACGATTAAGGGCTTCCAAATGATTCTCAATGGAGAATTGGATGATCTGCCGGAGCAAGCCTTCTATTTGGTAGGCAATATTGAAGAAGCCAAGGCCAAGGCCGAGAAACTCAAGGCCTAG
- a CDS encoding DUF2862 domain-containing protein, with product MDVGQKVRVCRIRDRVAQDVIKKLGKVGEIKGYKMTDGSAIGLVVTFDDQSSTWFFEDEIELVS from the coding sequence ATGGACGTGGGGCAAAAAGTGCGCGTCTGCCGGATTCGCGATCGCGTCGCCCAGGATGTGATCAAAAAACTAGGGAAAGTCGGAGAAATCAAGGGCTACAAAATGACCGATGGCAGTGCGATCGGTTTAGTCGTCACCTTTGATGATCAATCTAGTACCTGGTTTTTTGAAGACGAAATAGAATTGGTGAGCTAA
- a CDS encoding FHA domain-containing protein codes for MSRPAWLELVKQMGPQGLSLNGTEIRIGRASDNTLVLNDVSVSRYHARIEWIQSHYCITDLGSNNGTRLNNQKLAANIPTPLEDGDLLSLGDSALRFRLEWTSSGETNLVLRGDRLPVIQVRTSTWYQDWGLLDTTSLLGSNTACDIVLDEPDIALCHLRIMDQGDRLTLVDLAHPEMAEARELQIGDRYDLSDQISLTFLGFEYPESIQNQRQPVRMVPGTQVGNVSTETILGIPEPESSDFSVPVNTISLIGRVTLTIGRDPNNDLVIEHPTVSRAHAQINRRDGEFILIDLGSSNGTFVNGKEVIDATLLRVGDSIRVGCDRLVLNIDETLTQYAESGNLRLDALNLSKVVGKGTCILHDVSLSILPQEFVAILGPSGSGKSTLLDTLNGLRPATSGSVLVNGTNFYRNYQAFQTQLGYVPQKNIIHEELTISQALEYAALLRMPPDTTGKERQERVKAVLSELGLSHRRDIPISRLSGGQQRRVCIGAELLTQPSLFFLDEATSGLDPGTEADMMYLLRQLADQGRTILIITHATQNIRECNLVIYMAEGGRLAYFGPPEQMLDYFRHTFATQFRGIKLDDFSGIYRALDKEKNPNAPSPHDLEQAYRQSQLYQEYVIGRQRVLSSRPPEENTRRQRSRPKPDERKARISAWQQFIILTQRNIAILAQDRSNLLLTLLIAPLLGMLSFVSWKRDVFDPLTGNAGQALTMIFVTTLIAVMIGAMTTMRDLVKEVEIYRRERMIGLQILPYISSKVAIALMLSLYQGATYLLVTKLAVNIPGDWSITFEMYITLALAIFGGMIMGLVVSAFAPSQNIVPLLILMCLVPQIIFSGGIQPVDSLGLPGKIINHMTVIKWPFESMVTLTGLGQDVARDPCWQTLTAEQRDALSEEQQRQECLCYGPGLFETCNFPGIQAKYDPAVNEPEPVKPTSPGDPPEDPFELEDYQARVEQYQADMETWQDTYLEWNRQRSRAINEAEGTISRFNKDQGYMFNVNVQRHWRNQGILILVMLIALPFLQKRRDFSS; via the coding sequence ATGAGTCGGCCAGCTTGGTTAGAACTGGTTAAGCAAATGGGGCCCCAGGGCCTCAGCCTGAATGGTACAGAAATTCGTATTGGTCGGGCATCGGATAATACCCTCGTCCTCAATGATGTTTCTGTATCCCGTTACCACGCCCGCATTGAGTGGATTCAGAGTCATTACTGCATCACTGACTTGGGTAGTAACAATGGTACTCGCCTCAATAACCAAAAGCTAGCGGCCAATATTCCTACGCCTTTGGAAGATGGAGACCTCCTTAGTTTAGGGGACTCGGCTCTCCGGTTTCGGCTGGAATGGACTAGTTCCGGCGAAACGAATCTGGTTCTCCGGGGCGATCGCCTGCCGGTGATTCAAGTCCGCACTTCGACGTGGTATCAAGACTGGGGACTCCTGGACACCACATCCCTTTTAGGCAGCAATACAGCCTGTGACATTGTTCTCGATGAACCGGATATTGCCCTGTGTCATTTACGGATCATGGATCAGGGCGATCGCCTGACGTTGGTTGACTTAGCCCATCCTGAGATGGCGGAAGCTAGGGAATTACAAATTGGCGATCGCTACGACTTGTCAGACCAAATTAGCTTGACATTTCTCGGATTTGAATATCCAGAAAGTATTCAGAACCAACGTCAGCCCGTCCGCATGGTGCCCGGTACCCAAGTTGGTAATGTCAGCACCGAAACAATTTTAGGCATTCCCGAGCCTGAATCCAGCGATTTCTCTGTTCCCGTCAATACCATTTCCCTGATTGGGCGAGTCACCCTCACCATTGGTCGAGATCCCAATAATGACCTAGTAATTGAACATCCCACCGTATCCCGGGCCCATGCCCAGATTAACCGCCGGGACGGAGAGTTTATTCTCATTGACCTCGGCTCTAGTAACGGCACCTTTGTTAACGGCAAGGAAGTGATTGATGCCACCCTCCTGCGGGTGGGAGACAGCATTCGGGTCGGTTGCGATCGCCTAGTTCTAAATATTGACGAAACCCTCACCCAGTACGCTGAATCAGGAAATCTGCGCCTAGATGCCCTCAACCTCAGCAAAGTAGTGGGTAAAGGAACTTGCATTCTCCATGATGTTTCTTTGTCAATTTTGCCCCAGGAATTTGTGGCGATTTTGGGCCCCAGTGGCAGTGGTAAATCAACCCTCTTGGATACCCTGAATGGCTTACGGCCCGCCACCAGTGGTTCGGTCTTAGTGAATGGAACGAATTTTTATCGTAACTACCAAGCCTTTCAAACCCAACTGGGCTATGTTCCCCAGAAAAATATCATCCACGAAGAACTCACCATTAGCCAAGCCCTAGAATACGCCGCCCTGCTGCGAATGCCCCCAGATACCACAGGCAAAGAACGGCAAGAACGGGTCAAAGCAGTGTTAAGTGAATTGGGCCTTTCCCATCGCCGCGACATACCCATTTCCCGTTTGAGCGGTGGCCAGCAACGACGGGTCTGTATTGGTGCGGAACTCCTGACCCAGCCGAGTCTGTTTTTCCTAGATGAAGCCACCTCCGGTTTAGACCCTGGCACAGAGGCAGACATGATGTACCTGCTGCGGCAATTAGCCGATCAGGGCCGTACCATCTTGATCATTACCCATGCTACCCAAAACATTCGTGAATGTAATCTGGTGATTTACATGGCCGAGGGCGGGCGATTAGCCTATTTTGGCCCGCCAGAGCAAATGCTGGACTATTTTCGTCATACCTTTGCTACCCAATTCCGGGGCATTAAACTAGATGATTTTTCGGGAATTTACCGCGCCCTGGACAAAGAGAAAAACCCCAATGCCCCCAGCCCCCACGACCTAGAGCAGGCCTATCGGCAATCCCAGTTGTACCAAGAATATGTGATTGGCCGACAACGGGTACTCAGTAGCCGTCCCCCAGAAGAAAACACCCGCCGCCAGCGATCGCGGCCCAAACCCGATGAACGGAAAGCCCGCATTTCCGCCTGGCAGCAATTTATTATTCTTACTCAGCGAAATATTGCCATTCTCGCCCAGGATCGCAGTAACTTACTCCTGACTCTGCTGATCGCCCCGTTGCTGGGAATGTTGAGTTTCGTCTCCTGGAAACGGGATGTGTTTGACCCGTTGACTGGTAATGCGGGCCAGGCCTTAACGATGATTTTTGTCACGACTCTGATTGCGGTGATGATCGGCGCAATGACAACAATGCGGGATTTGGTCAAGGAGGTGGAAATCTATCGCCGGGAACGGATGATTGGCCTACAGATATTGCCCTATATCTCCTCCAAGGTGGCGATCGCCCTGATGCTGTCCCTGTATCAAGGGGCCACCTACCTACTCGTCACCAAACTAGCGGTGAATATTCCCGGGGATTGGTCAATCACCTTTGAGATGTACATCACCCTTGCCCTGGCCATTTTTGGCGGGATGATCATGGGGTTAGTGGTCTCTGCCTTTGCCCCCAGTCAAAACATTGTTCCCCTACTTATTTTGATGTGTCTCGTCCCCCAAATTATTTTCAGTGGTGGCATTCAACCCGTGGACTCCTTGGGTTTACCCGGCAAAATCATTAACCACATGACCGTGATTAAATGGCCCTTTGAATCCATGGTCACCCTCACCGGACTGGGCCAAGATGTTGCCCGAGATCCCTGCTGGCAAACTCTGACCGCCGAACAACGGGATGCCCTCAGCGAAGAACAACAGCGACAAGAGTGCCTCTGCTACGGCCCAGGACTCTTTGAAACCTGCAACTTTCCAGGAATTCAGGCGAAGTACGATCCCGCAGTCAATGAGCCGGAGCCAGTCAAACCCACATCTCCAGGGGATCCGCCGGAGGATCCCTTTGAACTGGAAGACTACCAAGCACGGGTCGAGCAATATCAAGCGGATATGGAGACCTGGCAAGACACCTACCTAGAGTGGAATCGGCAACGGAGTCGGGCCATCAACGAGGCGGAAGGCACCATTAGTCGCTTTAACAAAGATCAGGGTTATATGTTTAATGTCAATGTTCAGCGGCACTGGCGCAATCAAGGCATCCTGATTCTAGTGATGCTCATCGCCCTTCCCTTCCTACAAAAACGGCGCGACTTTAGCTCCTAG
- a CDS encoding phosphodiester glycosidase family protein — translation MLATLVATQVVLASQIAPGVHYSQHSIQGTAVYFVAAQMDQVNVVMTSPNSSGTDTYLETTESFARRNNTLAAINTNFYQWIQPGQVNGFNDYQRWIRGTLDIRIPYADLRQTCLTGQGTIPSMVEGAYFVNGQQVRPHRQDFGAIVNFPAQGGMEFYQGELPSAPHHVIAGQRHLILNGQPQHADADNHPKTIVGRRQNEYVFLVADGRGNNGSPGVSFAQLQQFLLDRGVTDATALDGGDSSTLVVHGDVKNYPQDTHCAFARLIPSGIGNFAMTMGRQALGSALSSQRSLRPTGANLGLVPRSPSVSSSLSSNFSLSSTFVAEPIDFPVQATPPKAPNWMRQTWHRTRSRIQAITGWGRSYPS, via the coding sequence ATGTTAGCTACATTAGTTGCTACTCAAGTTGTCCTTGCCAGTCAAATTGCCCCCGGTGTCCATTATTCCCAGCATTCCATTCAAGGAACCGCTGTATACTTCGTTGCAGCCCAAATGGATCAGGTGAATGTTGTCATGACTTCGCCCAATAGCAGTGGCACCGATACCTATTTAGAAACAACGGAATCCTTTGCCCGGCGGAATAATACCCTGGCAGCAATTAATACCAACTTCTATCAATGGATTCAACCGGGACAAGTGAATGGCTTTAATGACTACCAGCGGTGGATCAGAGGAACCTTGGATATTCGTATTCCCTATGCAGATCTCCGCCAAACCTGCCTCACGGGCCAGGGAACCATTCCCTCAATGGTTGAAGGAGCATATTTTGTCAATGGTCAACAGGTGCGGCCCCATCGCCAAGATTTTGGGGCGATTGTGAACTTTCCCGCCCAAGGGGGCATGGAATTTTACCAAGGTGAATTGCCTTCGGCTCCCCACCATGTGATTGCGGGTCAGCGTCATCTCATCCTGAATGGCCAACCCCAACACGCGGATGCAGATAATCATCCAAAAACGATTGTGGGGCGGCGGCAGAACGAGTATGTTTTTCTGGTGGCGGATGGTCGGGGTAACAATGGTTCCCCAGGGGTGTCCTTTGCCCAGTTACAACAGTTTCTTCTTGACCGGGGTGTGACCGATGCCACGGCCCTTGATGGTGGGGACTCCTCTACCTTGGTCGTCCATGGAGATGTGAAGAACTATCCCCAGGATACCCATTGTGCCTTTGCCCGTTTAATTCCCTCAGGCATTGGTAATTTTGCTATGACCATGGGTCGCCAAGCCCTAGGTTCTGCTTTAAGTAGCCAGCGATCGCTGCGACCAACGGGGGCTAATTTGGGATTAGTGCCGCGATCCCCATCGGTATCCTCTTCCCTCTCTTCTAACTTTTCCCTCTCCTCGACCTTTGTCGCTGAACCCATCGATTTTCCAGTCCAAGCAACGCCCCCGAAGGCTCCCAACTGGATGCGTCAAACATGGCATCGCACTCGCTCTCGAATTCAAGCCATTACGGGCTGGGGCAGGAGTTATCCCTCTTAG
- the sufR gene encoding iron-sulfur cluster biosynthesis transcriptional regulator SufR, giving the protein MNTTSSTKQDILHCLLKQGRSPAQDIAEILGISPQAVRRHLKDLEEEHLIEYETTQMGVGRPQLLYRVSPSGREQLRHLQQLQEGATPNGFAVELLGAVAATVSPEQMQDILQKAWQQKALDYRKQLGNGPLGDRLAQLVKLRYAEGYMAEYYPVTDAENPNAYLFTEYNCAISSVAQTFPTICEHELEMFAIALEHCQVKRTHWMVDGEHRCGYLISPIN; this is encoded by the coding sequence GTGAATACCACATCCTCTACGAAGCAAGATATTCTCCATTGCCTACTCAAGCAGGGGCGATCGCCGGCCCAGGATATTGCTGAAATTTTGGGAATTAGCCCCCAAGCGGTGCGGCGACATCTCAAAGATTTAGAAGAAGAACACCTCATTGAGTACGAGACCACCCAAATGGGCGTGGGCCGGCCCCAACTCCTCTATCGGGTGAGTCCGTCGGGTCGAGAGCAGTTACGCCATCTCCAACAATTACAGGAAGGGGCTACCCCCAATGGCTTTGCGGTAGAATTACTGGGAGCGGTGGCCGCCACCGTTAGCCCAGAGCAGATGCAGGATATTCTCCAAAAGGCATGGCAACAAAAGGCCCTAGATTATCGTAAGCAACTGGGCAATGGCCCCCTGGGCGATCGCCTTGCCCAACTGGTGAAACTACGCTACGCCGAAGGTTACATGGCAGAATACTATCCCGTCACCGATGCCGAGAACCCAAATGCTTACCTATTTACAGAATATAACTGTGCCATTTCCAGCGTAGCCCAAACCTTTCCGACAATCTGTGAGCATGAACTTGAAATGTTTGCCATTGCCTTAGAACATTGCCAGGTGAAGCGAACCCACTGGATGGTGGATGGGGAACATCGCTGTGGCTATTTAATTTCACCCATTAATTAA
- the sufB gene encoding Fe-S cluster assembly protein SufB: MSATVQSLVNQPYKYGFITEIESESIPRGLSEDVIRLISAKKNEPEFMLDFRLRAYRQWLKMTEPTWPNVDYPPIDYQNIVYYSAPKKKEKLSSLEEVDPILLETFEKLGIPLSEQKRLSNVAVDAIFDSVSVATTFREELAKEGIIFCSISEALQHHPDLVEQYLGSVVPVADNFYAALNSAVFTDGSFVYIPKNTRCPMDLSTYFRINNGESGQFERTLIIAEEGSYVSYLEGCTAPMFDTNQLHAAVVELVALDNAEIKYSTVQNWYAGDENGKGGIYNFVTKRGMCRGHDSKISWTQVETGSAITWKYPSCILVGDRSVGEFYSVALTNNCQQADTGTKMIHVGKDTRSTIISKGISAGRSRNSYRGLVKVSPKAEGARNYSQCDSMLIGDNSGANTFPYIQVQNNTAQVEHEASTSKIGEDQLFYFSQRGISAEDAVSMIISGFCRDVFNQLPMEFAVEADRLLSLKLEGSVG, translated from the coding sequence ATGTCCGCAACGGTGCAGTCCCTCGTTAATCAGCCCTATAAGTACGGCTTTATCACGGAGATCGAATCTGAAAGCATTCCCCGTGGTCTCAGTGAAGACGTGATTCGCCTGATCTCTGCCAAAAAGAATGAGCCAGAGTTTATGCTGGACTTTCGGCTGCGGGCCTATCGCCAGTGGTTAAAAATGACCGAACCCACCTGGCCCAATGTAGACTATCCCCCTATTGACTACCAAAATATCGTTTATTACTCTGCCCCCAAGAAAAAAGAAAAACTGAGTAGTCTGGAGGAAGTGGATCCCATCCTTCTGGAAACCTTTGAAAAACTAGGGATTCCCCTCTCGGAACAAAAGCGGCTGAGTAATGTGGCGGTGGATGCCATCTTTGATAGTGTCTCTGTGGCGACCACCTTTCGGGAAGAACTGGCTAAGGAAGGGATTATCTTCTGTTCGATTTCCGAGGCCTTGCAGCACCATCCAGACCTTGTGGAACAATACCTGGGTAGTGTGGTTCCCGTGGCGGATAACTTCTATGCGGCCCTGAATTCAGCGGTCTTTACCGATGGTTCCTTTGTGTACATTCCCAAAAACACCCGTTGTCCCATGGATTTATCCACCTATTTTCGGATTAATAATGGCGAATCGGGGCAGTTTGAACGCACCCTAATTATTGCCGAAGAAGGGAGCTATGTCAGCTATTTGGAGGGGTGTACCGCGCCCATGTTTGACACCAATCAACTCCATGCTGCCGTCGTGGAATTGGTAGCCCTCGATAACGCTGAAATCAAATATTCCACGGTGCAAAACTGGTATGCCGGGGATGAAAATGGCAAGGGCGGCATCTATAACTTTGTCACCAAGCGGGGAATGTGCCGCGGCCATGACTCAAAAATTTCCTGGACTCAGGTGGAAACCGGCTCCGCCATTACTTGGAAATATCCCAGTTGTATCCTAGTGGGCGATCGCTCCGTGGGGGAATTTTATTCCGTGGCCCTCACCAATAATTGCCAGCAAGCCGATACGGGTACAAAAATGATCCATGTGGGCAAAGACACCCGCAGCACGATTATTTCTAAGGGTATTTCGGCGGGGCGATCGCGTAATAGTTACCGTGGTCTAGTGAAAGTTAGCCCAAAAGCCGAGGGGGCCCGGAACTACTCCCAGTGTGATTCCATGCTCATTGGTGATAACTCTGGAGCCAATACGTTTCCCTATATCCAGGTACAAAACAACACCGCCCAAGTGGAGCATGAAGCCTCTACCTCCAAGATTGGCGAAGATCAACTCTTTTACTTTAGTCAACGGGGCATCTCCGCCGAGGATGCTGTCTCGATGATCATCAGTGGTTTTTGCCGGGATGTTTTTAATCAATTGCCCATGGAGTTTGCGGTTGAAGCCGATCGCCTCTTGAGTTTGAAATTAGAAGGCAGTGTCGGCTAG
- a CDS encoding nucleotidyltransferase family protein, with translation MDTFDYQASRHFLEQKYLTLRAKRHALWQQAYSDCQSIITMMIENYHPKRIIQWGSVLYPKHFSEVSDIDLAVEGLETQIFMKLFSQAEDMTSFSLDLIQWEYIHPSFQEIILMKGTIVYGE, from the coding sequence ATGGACACATTTGACTATCAGGCTTCTCGACATTTTTTAGAGCAAAAGTATTTAACTTTAAGGGCAAAACGGCATGCTTTATGGCAACAAGCTTACTCCGACTGTCAAAGTATTATTACAATGATGATTGAGAACTATCACCCCAAACGTATTATTCAGTGGGGATCAGTTTTATATCCGAAGCATTTTTCTGAAGTATCGGATATTGATTTAGCTGTAGAAGGTTTGGAAACACAAATATTCATGAAACTTTTTTCTCAGGCAGAAGATATGACAAGTTTTTCGTTGGATTTAATTCAATGGGAATATATTCATCCCTCATTTCAAGAAATTATTTTAATGAAAGGTACTATTGTTTATGGTGAATGA
- a CDS encoding ABC transporter substrate-binding protein — MKKIPKHLHRWLPSRFLRWALLSGLVAALILWGPGGRSQSPVTISFLVRSLEADQLQPLVQEFERQNPDIRINIVRGPNASNTVEDLYTSSFLLGDSPYDLVFADIVWIPKFAAAGWLQDLSAWVSDEDLQDFLRTDIEAGQVENGLYRMPFRSDVGMLYYRQDLLADKGLAPPQTFQELIDHSKQLQAQGVVDWGYVWQGLQYEGLAAGFTEILHGYGGFWIDPETRDVGLDQPEAIAAVNFLQEVIKTGVSPAGVTSYLEEDTLRLFRNGNAAFLRNWPYVWPEVNQPNSAIRGKVGLKPMVHAPGHTSGACQGGWGFGMAATTAHPDAAWRVIDFFTSEASQRQFVLDYGYLPSRRSLFTDPQVLAKYDYYPQLLAVAETAVLRPPIGQYAQVSDILQRYLSAAITGQLSAENAMQQAAGETRRVLGQGSG; from the coding sequence ATGAAAAAAATCCCGAAACATTTGCACCGGTGGTTGCCCTCGCGGTTCCTGCGTTGGGCCCTGCTGAGTGGTTTGGTTGCTGCCCTGATTCTGTGGGGACCTGGAGGGCGATCGCAATCCCCCGTGACAATTTCTTTTTTGGTGCGATCGCTAGAGGCAGATCAACTTCAGCCCCTTGTTCAGGAATTTGAGCGACAGAACCCAGATATTCGTATCAATATTGTGCGAGGACCTAATGCTAGTAATACAGTGGAGGATTTGTACACCAGTTCCTTTCTGCTGGGGGATTCGCCCTACGATTTGGTCTTTGCCGATATTGTCTGGATTCCAAAGTTTGCCGCAGCGGGTTGGCTCCAGGATCTATCGGCGTGGGTAAGTGACGAAGACTTGCAGGATTTTCTCCGGACAGATATTGAAGCGGGACAGGTGGAGAATGGCCTATATCGAATGCCCTTCCGTTCCGATGTGGGTATGTTGTATTACCGTCAGGATTTATTGGCAGACAAAGGACTCGCTCCCCCCCAAACATTTCAGGAGTTAATTGATCATTCCAAACAATTGCAGGCGCAGGGAGTGGTGGATTGGGGCTATGTCTGGCAGGGACTTCAGTATGAAGGCTTAGCAGCGGGCTTTACGGAAATTTTGCATGGCTATGGTGGCTTTTGGATTGACCCGGAAACCCGTGATGTGGGCCTAGATCAGCCTGAGGCGATCGCGGCGGTTAATTTTTTGCAGGAGGTGATCAAAACTGGGGTTTCACCGGCGGGAGTCACCAGCTATCTGGAGGAAGATACCCTGCGCTTGTTTCGCAATGGTAATGCGGCCTTTTTGCGTAATTGGCCCTATGTCTGGCCAGAAGTGAATCAACCCAATTCAGCCATTCGCGGCAAGGTGGGACTCAAACCCATGGTTCATGCCCCTGGACACACCAGTGGAGCCTGTCAAGGAGGTTGGGGGTTTGGTATGGCAGCAACGACAGCCCACCCCGATGCAGCCTGGCGGGTGATTGATTTTTTTACCAGTGAAGCCTCCCAACGCCAGTTTGTTCTAGATTATGGCTATCTTCCTAGCCGGCGATCGCTCTTTACGGATCCCCAAGTCTTGGCCAAATATGACTACTATCCCCAATTATTAGCCGTTGCGGAAACGGCTGTCCTGCGTCCCCCCATTGGTCAGTATGCTCAAGTCTCTGATATTTTGCAGCGGTATCTCAGTGCTGCCATCACCGGACAATTGAGTGCAGAGAATGCAATGCAGCAAGCCGCTGGGGAAACACGACGAGTTTTAGGCCAAGGGTCAGGGTAA
- a CDS encoding DUF3181 family protein, which yields MSQESRVIEALGDVIGRNIYIDVARWHLYLAEAKLHIRLAEEFYPLAVDGPISRDQVDQVLASIRVPVGGNQRQLPLNELIPVAVQGDLVDLLEQFCQEL from the coding sequence ATGAGTCAAGAAAGTCGGGTCATCGAAGCCCTAGGGGACGTCATTGGCCGCAATATCTACATTGATGTGGCCCGCTGGCATCTCTATCTTGCCGAGGCAAAACTCCACATTCGCCTTGCCGAAGAATTTTATCCCCTCGCCGTGGATGGGCCCATTAGTCGTGACCAAGTGGATCAGGTACTCGCCAGCATCCGGGTTCCCGTGGGGGGCAATCAGCGGCAATTACCCTTAAACGAACTGATTCCGGTGGCAGTCCAGGGGGACTTGGTAGACCTATTGGAGCAATTTTGCCAGGAACTTTAG